One uncultured Carboxylicivirga sp. genomic window, ATTATCTCTTTGTTTTTTGGTTCATTAGGAATTGATCGTTTCTTAATTGGTCAGACCGGATTAGGTGTAGCTAAATTGCTTACTTGTGGTGGATTAGGATTTTGGACAATTGTTGATTGGTTTATTATCATGGGTACTACACGCGAAAGTAACCTGGAGAAATTCTTAAGGGTTGCTTAAGCTTTTTAATAATAAGCGATTTGTAAATTTAATTGTGATAGGGGT contains:
- a CDS encoding TM2 domain-containing protein, whose translation is MDANSVTLFLEQNSDRFPVESLPMIKKKLEELDEQRFFLISTQEYRNPVVVLIISLFFGSLGIDRFLIGQTGLGVAKLLTCGGLGFWTIVDWFIIMGTTRESNLEKFLRVA